In Flavobacterium sp. 83, the genomic window ATCATTTTCTTCATAATTGAATACATTCTTGAAAGTATAGGCGGTGTAAACCATATAACCTGCAGTAGTATGCACCATTCCTTTTGGTTTTCCAGTTGAACCAGAAGTGTAAAGGATAAATAAAGGGTCTTCGGCATCCATGATTTCAGCGACATTATTATCTGAAGCTTCGTCTAAAAGAGGCTGTAACCATTGGTCACGACCAGCTTTCATGTTTATTGAAGTATTGGTTCTTTTTACTACCAAAACATTAGAAACACCGGGACAGTTTGTCAATGATTCATCAATGATTCCTTTTAAGTCAATGGTTTTGTTTCCGCGATAACCTCCATCTGAGGTGATAACCATTTTACAATCGCTATCATTAATTCTGGTAGCTACTGCTGAAGCCGAAAATCCAGCAAAAACAACCGAATGGATTGCTCCAATTCTGGCACAAGCCAATGTTGTTATGGCAAGTTCAGGAATCATTGGTAAATAAATACAAACGCGATCTCCTTTTTTTATGCCTTGTTCCCGCAACACATTTGCCATTTTGCAAACACGTTGGTGCAATTCATTATAGGAAATATGCAATGCTTCTTCTTTTGGATCATTAGGCTCAAAAATAATTGCAGTTTTCTCCCCTTTTTTAGTAAGATGCCTATCAATACAGTTTTTAGTAATATTGACTTTGGCACCAGTAAACCATTTAATTTCGGCTTCGGCCATATTAAAATCAACAACTTTATCCCATTGTTGATACCAAGTAAAGTTTTCAGCTGCAATTTTGTCCCAGAATTTTCTGGGTTCACGGACTGATTTTTTATATTCTTTAAAGTATTCTTCTAAAGTATTAATTTTATAGCGACTCATGTTTTAGATTAATTTAGTTATTCTTGTTTTTTATTATAAATTCCAATTTCATATTTTTTTAATACGGTATCAATTTCACCAACGATATTTTCATCATCAATTGTTGATGGGATTTGATAGTCATCCCCATCTGCAATGCTGCGCATTAATTTTCGAAGGATTTTTCCCGAACGGGTTTTAGGTAGGCGTTCCACAAGTACTACATTTCTCAAAGAAGCTACTGCGCCAATTTTTTGACGCACTAATTTTATTACTTCTTGTTCCAATTGAAAATGCTCTATTTCTTCATTTAATTTGGTTACAACCAAAGCCAAAGGAATTTGCCCTTTCAAAGCGTCATTTATTCCAATAACGGCGCACTCTGCAACGGAAGAATGCGAAGCAACTATTTCCTCCATTTCGGCTGTTGAAAGGCGATGTCCTGCAACATTGATTACATCATCCACTCTTCCAGTGATAAAAATGTAATCTTCATCATCTTTAAATCCGCCATCCCCAGAGAAATAATAGCCTGGGAATTTATCCAAATACCCGGCTTTGAATCTAGGATTATCATTCCATAAATCAAGTAAAGTACCCGGAGGTAAAGGTAATTTAAGTACTACAAACCCTTCTTCATTAGGACCTAATTCGGTTCCGTCTTCGCCAAAAATTTTGATGTCATAACCACAAACTGCTTTCCCTACGGAACCAGGTTTTATAGGCAATTGTTCAACGCCCATCATATTAGCAATCATTGGCCAGCCTGATTCTGTTTGCCACCAATGGTCAATTGCGGGAACAGGAATGTGTTCGGAATACCATTCTAATGTAGCAACATCACAACGTTCTCCAGCAAGAAATTGAGTTTTCAACGAACTCAAATCGTATTGCTTTATGAAATCACCGTTAGGGTCCTCTTTTTTGATTGCACGAATAGCTGTTGGAGCCGTGAACATGGCATTGACTTTGTGCTCGGCAATTATTCTCCAAAATGTACTTGCATCTGGAGTTCTGATTGGTTTTCCTTCAAAAACAATGGTCGCATTTCTATTAATTAAAGGGCCATAAACGATAAAACTGTGTCCAACTACCCAACCCACATCCGATGCAGCCCAAAAAACTTCATCTGGTTTTACATTATAGATATGTGTCATGGAGAATTTTAGCGCTACGGCACAACCGCCGGTATCTCTCACAACTCCTTTTGGTTTTCCTGTAGTTCCTGATGTGTAAAGAATGTACAAAGGATGGGTTGTATTTACCGGAACACAAGCAGTTTCTTCGGAGCCGTAAACTAAGGCATCATAATCAACATCATATTTTTTAAACGGAACTCTCGCGCCTAATTTTCTATTGAAAACAATTACTTTCTTTGGTCTGTGTGAAGCTAGTTCAATTGCTTCATCCACTAATGGTTTGTATGCGATTAAGCGATCAATTTCGATTCCTGAAGAAGCAGTTATAATCACTCGGGGTTTGCAATCGTCAATTCTAATAGCCAATTCATGCGGTGCAAAACCACCAAAAACTACCGAATGTGTTACTCCAATTCTTGCGCAAGCTAACATTGCAAAGGCAGCTTGAGGAATCATTGGCATGTATATAACGGCATTGTCGCCTTTTTTCAAACCTAATGATTGCATGCCTCCTGCGAGCTTTGCCACTTCAATTTTTACTTCCGAAAAAGTATATTTTTTTACAGTTTGTGTTACAGGGGAATCATAAATAAGAGCAACTTGGTCTCCAAAACCATCTTGAATGTGCTTGTCTAATGCTAAATAACAAACATTCAATTCTCCATCTTTGTACCAAAGCGGATATTCATTTTCGCCTTTCGACAAAATAGTTTCCGGTTTATTGTACCACTCGATTGCGTTTGCCTGATCAGCCCAAAATTCTTCTGGATGCTGGATGCTTTTAGTATAAAAATCTTTGTAATTCATGATATTGGAAATTCTAAATTATTGAATTAAATCCTGCACTTGTTCTACTAATTTTTTTAAGGAAAAGGGTTTGACGACATAGAGATTTGCACCTAATGAAAGGCCTTTTTCAATGTCTTTTTCTTTATTTTTTGCCGTTAGGAAAATGACCTTGCAATGTTTCAGTCGTTCGTCTTTTTTAATTTGTTCCAATGTAGCGTAGCCGTCAACCATTGGCATCATTACATCCAGAATGATTACATCAGGAAGTTGATTTTTCAAAATCTCTAAAGCTTCCTGTCCGTCGCGTGCAATGAAAACTTCAAAATTGTTCTTTTTGAATGTGTATTCGAGCGACATTACAATATTTGGTTCGTCATCTACAATTAAAATTTTTTTCATTTTTTAATAATTTTCAGTAGTATTATAATTGGGCAGCGTAAAAATAAATGTAGCTCCATTTCCTTCAGTACTTTCAGCCCAAATTTTTCCTTTATGGTGCTCTATAATCTGTTTACAAATGGCTAGCCCTAATCCACTGCCAATTGGTTTTTTTACATTTTGATTTCTTGATTGATAAAATTTATCAAAAATGGCTTCAAAATCTTCATCTTTAATTCCTTTGCCATTATTATGGATGCTGACTTCAACAACTTCTTTTTTCTCTGTTATTTTGATGCTAATTTTTCCATCAGTTTCTGAACTGAACTTAATAGCGTTTGATAACAAATTATAAATGACCTGAATGATTCGTTCTTCATCATAAAAGGCTTTTATTTCTTTAGAGGCTTCATTGAACTCAATGCTTATTTTTTTGTTTTTAATCAATTGATTCACTGAAAGCATTGTTTTTTCAACGGTTTTAGAAATGTTATTTTTCGAAAGATAAATTTTTTGTTTTCCCGTTTCGAATTTTTCTAAATCCAGAATCTTGTCTATCAAACGATTCAAACGATCCGATTCGGAAATGATGTTTAGCAAGAACTGTTTTCTCAATTCCTCTGGAATATCGTCATCGTCATGAAGGATTTCGCTTGCTGCGCGAATCGCGGTTATTGGAGTTCGTAACTCATGGGTTACCGTGTCCAGAAATTCGTCTTTTTGAATGTCTTTATTGACCAATTCCTGATTGGCATTTTTCAGTTGAATGGATATTTTTTTTAATTCATTGGAAGTATCCGTTAATTTCTTGTTGATAATTATGTTCTCCTTGGATTCTTCGAGAATTCGCAATACTTCAGTCAGGCTAATTTTATCTTCTTTTACAACACTTGATATTAATATTTTGGCGGAAGCCGTACCAATATGTCCTGTCAATAAATTCTCCGCAAACTTTATAAACCGTGCATCGGCGGTGGTGATGTTTTTATCAATATTGTATTTTAAATTGAAAATGGTCATGGCTCTTTTTGTTCTTTCTTCTCCCAAAAATCGCTGTAAAACTTTTTGAATATCAGAAATATAGGCCGTTCCTTTCCATACAAATGCATCTTCATGATTGGTGATGTATTTGTCAATATCCACAAACATCTCGGCATAATTACGTTCCCTGTAATTCCCTTTGAAACTTACAGAAATAGCGGCATAACAGATAACATTAAAAAACAAACTCCAAAAAACAGCGTGGGGAATAGGTTCTAGATAATCCAATCCAAAAAGTTGAAACGGTTTCAACAATGCAATTCCCCATGGGCCTTCCTGAATAAAGAGGCTCGACGATTTTGTGATTCCAATGGCGTAGGGAATTAATAAAGTGTAAAAACAAATCAAAAAACCAACAATAATTCCTGTTATAGCTCCTTTTTTCGAACCTCTTCTCCAGAATAATGCTCCAAAAAACGAAGGTGCTAATTGTCCGATAACTACAAAAGAAACCAAGCCGATGGAAACCAAAGAGTAATCTAAAATGAAAATTCTATAGATGGCATACGCCAAAATGATGAGCGAAAAAATGCCTATTTTTCTACTGTTCACGATTCGTTTGCTGTTCTTTTCTTGAGAAGAATTCTCGAGGGAACCAATGAAACCGTAAGGAATCAACAGGTTATTACTTAGCATGGTTGCCAATGCAATAGACGAAACAATAATCATGGATATGGCAGCCGAAAATCCGCCGAGAAATACTAAAACGGTCAAGAAATTATTGTTGAAAAATTGAGGGATCAACAAGGAATAGGTGTCAGAATTGAGTCCTTTTCCCTGAAAAAGGATATTTCCTCCCCAAGCAATTGGGAAAACAAAAATATTGAATAGCAATAAATACAATGGAAAAAGCCATATCGCTGTTCGAATATGAGTTTCTTTATTATTTTCAACAATTGCGGTATGAAACTGTCTTGGTAATAAAAAAATGGCAAACATGGATAGTAGGCAAAGGAAAAACCAATTTATTCCATTTGTTAAGTCACCGATCGAATTCTTTTTTTCGAAATTTTCAAGGACAGCAGCTTTGGCGTAAATGTCTCCGAAACCATCGTAAACAAAATAGGTTACATAAATCCCGATAATTAAAAAGAAAACTAATTTCAGGATAGATTCCATTGCGACTGCCGTAACGATTCCGCGTCTTTTCTCGGAAGCGTCTACGTATTTTGTTCCGTAATACGAGGCAAATAAAGCGAGCGCCAGACAAACATAAGTAGTAGTGTCCGTAAAAATATTATTACTTGATTGCGTTTTTGTAACAATATGAAAAGTGTCTGAAATTGATTTTAACTGTAAAGAAATATAGGGAACAATGCCAAAAACACAAATCATAGTAACCAATGCACCAAGAAATCTGCTGTTTCCGTATCGTAAAGAAATAAAATCCGCAATACTAGAGATTTTATTTACTCTCGAAATTCGGATAATTCTCTTGAGGATAACCATCCAGGTGGGGATAATTATTATTGGACCTAAGTAAATAGGCAAGTAGCTTAAACCAGATTCTGCTGCAACACCAATGCTTCCATAATAGGTCCATGCGGTGCAATAAACCGCTAAGGAAAAAGAATAGATGTAGGGATTGTTTGTCCATTTTGAATGGCTTCTTTTTTCGGCCCAATAGGCAATGAAAAAAAGAATGGATACGTAAAGTGCTAAAATCAATAAAAGTCCTATGCTACTCATAATATCTTTTTATGATTAGGTAGGTGATGGCAATTGAAAATAACCATGCCGAAAAAATATAGATATACACGATTGGGAAACCAAAAAGCGGTTTAGAACTGTCAAATAAAAGCAAAAGTGGTATGTTCAACGCTAATAGCATTAGCATTGAAAGTATAACTAACTTTTGTTCGTGTCTTTTTTTCATTCGAAATAATATTTACTTTTCTGCGGAAAATAGTACCGTCATTCTTACTGGCGATTTTATTATAATGAAAATAAGCAATCTCTACAGATTAATGTAGAGACTGCATATTAGAAATTTATTTAATAATTATTTTTTTTCATCGTAATCACCCATTAAGGAAAAATAGCCAAAGGTACCTAGCCCTAAAACAATTAATGGTGTTAGTATAAATAAGATGATAATTCCAAATACTAAATCCTCTTGTTTACCGGACATGAATTTTGGCAATCCAAAGGTAAAGATGCAAAAATAGGCAGCTGCAATTGCTAATGCGATCCAAACTAATCCTAAAACTCTTTTTATCTGATTCATAGCTATTTTTTTAAATGTGAGCGTTTTTATCTTTATTTTTAATGTAAATCATTCCTACTACAAAACAGACAGAGGCAATAACAATTGGATACCAAAGTCCTTCCAGATAAAACTCAGCGTCTCCGGCATCTTTACCATGCGTTACAAAATAAGTGGATATGGCAGGGAGCAATCCTCCAAAAATTCCATTTCCTACGTGATAAGGCAATGACATGGATGTGTATCTGATTTTTGCGGGGAACATCTCTACTAAGAATGCTGCAATAGGACCGTAAACCATAGTTACAAACAGTACTTGTATAAATATCAAAAAGATTAAAGTCCACTTGTCATTCCAATTAATATTGATAGTTGTTTTGGTTTCAATTTTTGGTTTTCCGTCAACTATCTTTGCTTTTCCATTCTCTAAAGATACCGTTTTTACTTCAAGAAATGTGGTTCCGTCAGAGTACTCTTTATTAGTGGTATAAATGGAATCCATAGTTTGTTTCTTGTTCTCTTTCAGTTCAGAAACTACTTTTGTATTAGCAACAATTTCAGTTTTATTTTTTACAGAAGTGGTTTCATACATTTGTTTGTAAATAGGTCTGTATAATAAAATGGCCAATAACATTCCGCCCATCATAATATATTTTCTACCTACTTTATCACTTAGCCAACCAAATACTATGAAAAATGGTGTTCCTAGAATTAATGCAATTCCTAATAAAGTGTCCACTTGAGAAGAATCAATAGACATAACCGTTTTCATGAAACTCATGGCGTAAAATTGCCCGGTGTACCAAACAACCCCTTGTCCCATGGTAGCTCCAAATAAAGCCAATAAAACAAATTTTAAATTGTAACGATTTCCGAAACTTTCTTTTAAAGGATTGGAACTCGTTTTTCCTTCAGATTTAGCTTTAGCAAAAACCGGAGATTCATCCATGTTTTTTCGAATCAAATACGAAACTCCAACCATGATGATAGAAACCCAGAACGGAACTCTCCATCCCCATTCGTCAAACTGTTCCGGTGTCAAGACGTTTCTTGTAGCCAAAATGACCATCAATGAAATAAACAAACCAACCGTTGCGGTAGTTTGAATCCATGAAGTCCAATATCCGCGTTGTCCTACTGGTGCATGTTCAGCCACATAAGTTGCGGCTCCGCCATATTCACCACCAAGAGCAAGACCCTGAAGCATTCTCAATACTAATACTAATAAAGGCGCCATGAATCCAATAGTTTCATAACTAGGAATACAACCTATTAGGAATGTAGCTCCCCCCATTAAAAGTAGGGTAACCATGAACGTATATTTTCTTCCAATTAAATCTCCTAATCTTCCGAAGAAAAGTGCTCCGAATGGACGAACTACAAAACCAACTGCAAAAGTGGCTAGTGTTGCCAAAAAGGCTGCTGTTGGATTATCGGCAGGGAAAAATTTAGTTGAAATTACAACGGCTAAACTTCCAAAAATGTAGAAATCATACCATTCAATCATTGTTCCCATGGAGGATGCGGAAATGACTTTCCAAATTCCTTTTGTTGATTTTTCTTTCATAAAATTGATATTATAGTGGTTTGGTTAATTATTTTAAAAGGCATAGACACAGGAAACCATTGCTCTTAGGTTACCAACATCTTTTTTGTCGCTGTTTGCTTGTCCAAAAAGGTCCGCTTTGCCCCAAGTCGCTGCAGTATATTCTATTTCTGGTGAGATTCTGAATTTGTTTTTCTTAAAATCAACTCTTACAGAAGCTCTCCAAACATTGTCTACAACTCTGGCTGTTGCTGCTGAACCAGTCCCCGAAACAGTAATTCCTCTCATATAAATAGATGGAAAATCGGTTGCGGCTGTATTTGACCCGCTATTTTTTGTGTATCCAAAGAATAATCCGGGTGCGATATTTTTACCATTGCTCGCAAGATCTAGCCAAAAAGCACTAGTCTTAACTGGAGTGTACGTTTGAATTCCATTTGCTACAGTTCCTGTATAACCACCTAACATAACAAGATTATTTAAGTTTCCGCCTGAAATTCCGTATGCTTTAATGGAGATTTTATCATTTGAATATTTAGCATAACCAAAAATAGATGAACTATTCACTTTTTCGGTAGTTGCTTTATTGTTGTATACTGTCAAAGGTTGCAGTGATTTGTATTCCGCTCCAAGGCCCAACAATACATTTTTTCCTTTGTATTGCAGTTGTGCGTCAAGTGATGGTAACGCTGAATTTATAGAAGCTGCATTTTGAGTTCCTGTAGCTACAGTTCCCGCAGCGGCAGTTGGGTATTCTCGCTCTTTGTAAGCTGCAAACGTTACAGATAACTGTTTGCTTAACATCTGTTTTAATTTGACTTGGGTTGCCCAGCCAAAAGGGTTGAACATAATTCCTGTATTGAAATTAGCAACACCGGGAAAACATTCAGGAATAAATTGTGGATACCAAGTTTGTCCCATTGTCAAGGATGTTTTGGACCAATCCATATTTACATACGCTTGTCTTAATCGTAACATTCCAATGGATGATCCTTCTACATTTCCATAAAAATCCCCTTCTAGTACGGATGATGTCTTAGCTCCCCAAACACTTGGGCCTTTGATTTTTACGCCAAATCTGGAAGTTACAGAAAGGAAATTAGATTGTCCTACCGCATTAACATCTTTTCCATTCGCGTCTAGAACTTCATCCAAAGGAAATAAGTTTAATTCATATTCTCTTGCCATTACAGATTTCCGGGTGTCCCAAATGTAATCCGTTCTTACAAAGCCATAAAAACTGATATCCCATTCTTTTTCTGGCGAGACCGTAACCGCTGGGGCCGGAGTTTGAGCGTATCCTTTTAGAGAAGCAATTCCCAATACAAGGATGAAATAATATTTATTCATAATAGGTTAAAGTTTGGTTAGTGGAATGGTTAGTTTCAACACTACCAAATTCTAATTTTTTGTTTGTAAAAAAAATTAAGCTATATATAGTTGTAAAGGACTATAGCTAATCTTTAAAACGTTCCCATTTTATAAGCATAAATTTGTCTCCAAGCTCTGTTATTATCATTCCAGCACCAGAAAGCAATGCTTTGTTTTTTAAATATTCTACTAGTTCTAAATGGTTAAATATCTTATAAGTAGGGTGGTAATTAGCATGAGATGGTTTTTTTATGTTAAAGGCCTTTACCCAATTGCTTATCGTAACATGGGAAACCCCGATAATGCGTTCAATTTCTCTATAACTCAATCCTTCCAAGTAGAGTTGTAATGCTTTAGTGACATAGTAATCATCTATCTTTTTTCCAATTTTATTAACAGTGAAAAAGTACCTACATTTTTTACATAAATACCTTTGTTTGCTGTTTATTACACCACTTTTAGTGATTTGATTTCCTTGGCACTTTGGACAGGCTAAAATCTCCATATATATATATTTTGCATAAATATAGCAAATTAGCAATTATTACAATTTGAATTTGATAAAAAAGTACTAAAAAAAATGCGAACCCTTTATTTTTGTTGGCAAATAGATTGGGTTTTGACAAAATTAATGAGTTTTAAGAAAATGTAGTTTTGTCTTGGGATGAGGATTTAATCAAGTAAAGAAAGAGATTTACGGACTTGATGTTATGGAATCAAGTCTAAACATTGTGGAAAAATATTAAATTTTGATATTTGTATTTTAAAATTAGATACAAATGCAAAATACTTCTGTAGACCTTCTCAATTTATTATTAGCTGAAATCATTGTTGAATACTTTGAATTAACTTCCTATAAAAAAGGAGAAGAAATTCTTCCTCTTTTTTGCAGGAGATAAATTCTATTTCAAAATAATTTCATCAAGACAAACTAAGTTCCAAAGGATTCTTTGATGTGATAACAGTTCAAGATTTTTCAATTGATGGACATCAAGTCTACCTTCATATTACTCGCAGAAGATGACTTACCGAAGATACAGGACAAGTTGTTTTTAAAGATTAGAATTTAAATACCGCAGTATATCGAACTATAAAAACCCTGTTTACTGGATTGAGCTACTCAGTAAACCAACCAAAACAAACCACTACCCACACAAAGGAATATTAAAAAATTTAACCTCTTACTACTCAGATAAAATACAATTACAAACAACTGAAATAATGAGTAAAAAAATAGACTTTTTAAATAGTA contains:
- a CDS encoding DUF6814 family protein; amino-acid sequence: MNQIKRVLGLVWIALAIAAAYFCIFTFGLPKFMSGKQEDLVFGIIILFILTPLIVLGLGTFGYFSLMGDYDEKK
- a CDS encoding AMP-binding protein, which translates into the protein MNYKDFYTKSIQHPEEFWADQANAIEWYNKPETILSKGENEYPLWYKDGELNVCYLALDKHIQDGFGDQVALIYDSPVTQTVKKYTFSEVKIEVAKLAGGMQSLGLKKGDNAVIYMPMIPQAAFAMLACARIGVTHSVVFGGFAPHELAIRIDDCKPRVIITASSGIEIDRLIAYKPLVDEAIELASHRPKKVIVFNRKLGARVPFKKYDVDYDALVYGSEETACVPVNTTHPLYILYTSGTTGKPKGVVRDTGGCAVALKFSMTHIYNVKPDEVFWAASDVGWVVGHSFIVYGPLINRNATIVFEGKPIRTPDASTFWRIIAEHKVNAMFTAPTAIRAIKKEDPNGDFIKQYDLSSLKTQFLAGERCDVATLEWYSEHIPVPAIDHWWQTESGWPMIANMMGVEQLPIKPGSVGKAVCGYDIKIFGEDGTELGPNEEGFVVLKLPLPPGTLLDLWNDNPRFKAGYLDKFPGYYFSGDGGFKDDEDYIFITGRVDDVINVAGHRLSTAEMEEIVASHSSVAECAVIGINDALKGQIPLALVVTKLNEEIEHFQLEQEVIKLVRQKIGAVASLRNVVLVERLPKTRSGKILRKLMRSIADGDDYQIPSTIDDENIVGEIDTVLKKYEIGIYNKKQE
- a CDS encoding MFS transporter, whose translation is MKEKSTKGIWKVISASSMGTMIEWYDFYIFGSLAVVISTKFFPADNPTAAFLATLATFAVGFVVRPFGALFFGRLGDLIGRKYTFMVTLLLMGGATFLIGCIPSYETIGFMAPLLVLVLRMLQGLALGGEYGGAATYVAEHAPVGQRGYWTSWIQTTATVGLFISLMVILATRNVLTPEQFDEWGWRVPFWVSIIMVGVSYLIRKNMDESPVFAKAKSEGKTSSNPLKESFGNRYNLKFVLLALFGATMGQGVVWYTGQFYAMSFMKTVMSIDSSQVDTLLGIALILGTPFFIVFGWLSDKVGRKYIMMGGMLLAILLYRPIYKQMYETTSVKNKTEIVANTKVVSELKENKKQTMDSIYTTNKEYSDGTTFLEVKTVSLENGKAKIVDGKPKIETKTTININWNDKWTLIFLIFIQVLFVTMVYGPIAAFLVEMFPAKIRYTSMSLPYHVGNGIFGGLLPAISTYFVTHGKDAGDAEFYLEGLWYPIVIASVCFVVGMIYIKNKDKNAHI
- a CDS encoding sensor histidine kinase yields the protein MSSIGLLLILALYVSILFFIAYWAEKRSHSKWTNNPYIYSFSLAVYCTAWTYYGSIGVAAESGLSYLPIYLGPIIIIPTWMVILKRIIRISRVNKISSIADFISLRYGNSRFLGALVTMICVFGIVPYISLQLKSISDTFHIVTKTQSSNNIFTDTTTYVCLALALFASYYGTKYVDASEKRRGIVTAVAMESILKLVFFLIIGIYVTYFVYDGFGDIYAKAAVLENFEKKNSIGDLTNGINWFFLCLLSMFAIFLLPRQFHTAIVENNKETHIRTAIWLFPLYLLLFNIFVFPIAWGGNILFQGKGLNSDTYSLLIPQFFNNNFLTVLVFLGGFSAAISMIIVSSIALATMLSNNLLIPYGFIGSLENSSQEKNSKRIVNSRKIGIFSLIILAYAIYRIFILDYSLVSIGLVSFVVIGQLAPSFFGALFWRRGSKKGAITGIIVGFLICFYTLLIPYAIGITKSSSLFIQEGPWGIALLKPFQLFGLDYLEPIPHAVFWSLFFNVICYAAISVSFKGNYRERNYAEMFVDIDKYITNHEDAFVWKGTAYISDIQKVLQRFLGEERTKRAMTIFNLKYNIDKNITTADARFIKFAENLLTGHIGTASAKILISSVVKEDKISLTEVLRILEESKENIIINKKLTDTSNELKKISIQLKNANQELVNKDIQKDEFLDTVTHELRTPITAIRAASEILHDDDDIPEELRKQFLLNIISESDRLNRLIDKILDLEKFETGKQKIYLSKNNISKTVEKTMLSVNQLIKNKKISIEFNEASKEIKAFYDEERIIQVIYNLLSNAIKFSSETDGKISIKITEKKEVVEVSIHNNGKGIKDEDFEAIFDKFYQSRNQNVKKPIGSGLGLAICKQIIEHHKGKIWAESTEGNGATFIFTLPNYNTTENY
- a CDS encoding helix-turn-helix domain-containing protein, whose protein sequence is MEILACPKCQGNQITKSGVINSKQRYLCKKCRYFFTVNKIGKKIDDYYVTKALQLYLEGLSYREIERIIGVSHVTISNWVKAFNIKKPSHANYHPTYKIFNHLELVEYLKNKALLSGAGMIITELGDKFMLIKWERFKD
- a CDS encoding response regulator transcription factor; translated protein: MKKILIVDDEPNIVMSLEYTFKKNNFEVFIARDGQEALEILKNQLPDVIILDVMMPMVDGYATLEQIKKDERLKHCKVIFLTAKNKEKDIEKGLSLGANLYVVKPFSLKKLVEQVQDLIQ
- a CDS encoding DcaP family trimeric outer membrane transporter, with the translated sequence MNKYYFILVLGIASLKGYAQTPAPAVTVSPEKEWDISFYGFVRTDYIWDTRKSVMAREYELNLFPLDEVLDANGKDVNAVGQSNFLSVTSRFGVKIKGPSVWGAKTSSVLEGDFYGNVEGSSIGMLRLRQAYVNMDWSKTSLTMGQTWYPQFIPECFPGVANFNTGIMFNPFGWATQVKLKQMLSKQLSVTFAAYKEREYPTAAAGTVATGTQNAASINSALPSLDAQLQYKGKNVLLGLGAEYKSLQPLTVYNNKATTEKVNSSSIFGYAKYSNDKISIKAYGISGGNLNNLVMLGGYTGTVANGIQTYTPVKTSAFWLDLASNGKNIAPGLFFGYTKNSGSNTAATDFPSIYMRGITVSGTGSAATARVVDNVWRASVRVDFKKNKFRISPEIEYTAATWGKADLFGQANSDKKDVGNLRAMVSCVYAF